One segment of Carya illinoinensis cultivar Pawnee chromosome 1, C.illinoinensisPawnee_v1, whole genome shotgun sequence DNA contains the following:
- the LOC122317997 gene encoding protein TAPETUM DETERMINANT 1-like: MLSYHASFLYLMMLVIALICNLGLHSATSSTEFKHSFRGDNNHSRKVHVKSEKAYPGYRELMVHGGCTNRDISISQSRDSTSGIPRYIVQIVNTCVSGCAPSNIRLHCGWFASARIINPRTFKRLSYDDCLVNGGKPLKSSQIISFTYSNSFMYPLAFKSAKFC, encoded by the exons ATGCTCTCCTATCATGCCTCCTTCCTCTACTTGATGATGCTTGTCATTGCATTGATCTGCAATCTTGGACTGCATTCAG CAACTTCTAGTACGGAGTTTAAACATTCATTCCGTGGAGATAACAACCATTCAAGAAAGGTACATGTAAAGTCAGAAAAGGCATACCCAGGCTACAGAGAGCTTATGGTGCATG GCGGTTGCACGAATAGAGATATAAGCATCTCACAAAGTAGAGATTCCACATCTGGAATCCCAAGGTATATAGTCCAGATAGTCAACACCTGTGTTTCCGGATGCGCTCCTTCAAATATTCGTCTGCACTGTGGTTGGTTTGCCTCTGCAAGAATTATAAATCCAAGAACCTTCAAGAGGCTCTCCTATGATGATTGCTTGGTTAATGGAGGAAAACCTTTGAAGAGCAGCCAAATCATCAGCTTTACTTACTCAAACTCCTTTATGTACCCACTTGCATTCAAGTCTGCTAAGTTCTGCTGA
- the LOC122302620 gene encoding probable N-acetyltransferase HLS1, producing MVDNIEKKVLIREFDEDRDIEVVGKLERICEMGSKTGVSIFTNTIAISCDPLCRIRFYPLHVILVAELLQNGELVGVVRGCIKDVGTVHGEAHVKMGCILGLRVSPTHRRKGIGLKLVNSVEQWLLRNGAEYTFLATEKNNTASRNLFTLKCDYVNLGSLVIFVQTIGLPAKNLSQDIKIEKLPIDQAISLYEKRLRDKQVYPTDIDTILKEKLSLGTWVCYYEKEGWNISKLERTSSDQETSASSCIKSTSSWMIFSMWNTREAYKLQVGKPHPLSTFLHATRLSHAITEKICPCLRRPMSSSSSSGGHSFQRPVGFLFLYGLLGEGEKLGELMKSAWSFASNVGQNVKDCKVLIITELGVTDPLIKHIPQEPSMSRIHDLWYAKRLIHNEDIDASILAKGPVGNVFVDPRDF from the exons ATGGTTGACAACATAGAGAAGAAAGTTCTTATAAGGGAATTCGATGAAGACAGAGATATTGAAGTGGTGGGGAAGCTTGAAAGGATTTGTGAGATGGGGTCTAAAACGGGGGTCTCCATTTTCACTAACACGATAGCTATAAGCTGTGACCCTTTATGTAGGATTAGGTTCTACCCCCTTCATGTCATTCTG GTAGCTGAGCTGCTTCAAAATGGGGAGCTTGTCGGCGTGGTTCGAGGATGCATTAAGGATGTCGGGACTGTTCATGGGGAAGCACATGTGAAGATGGGTTGCATTCTAGGCCTTCGAGTCTCTCCTACTCACCG ACGGAAGGGAATCGGATTGAAACTTGTGAACTCAGTGGAACAATGGCTACTGAGAAATGGAGCAGAGTACACATTCTTAGCAACTGAAAAGAACAATACTGCCTCTAGGAACCTCTTCACTCTCAAATGCGATTATGTGAACCTTGGTTCGTTAGTCATATTTGTTCAGACAATTGGTTTACCTGCAAAGAATCTCTCCCAAGATATAAAGATAGAGAAGTTACCCATAGACCAGGCAATTTCCCTGTACGAAAAGAGGCTTAGAGACAAACAGGTCTATCCAACTGACATTGACACGATTTTGAAGGAAAAGCTAAGCCTCGGCACGTGGGTATGCTATTATGAAAAAGAGGGTTGGAATATCAGCAAGCTGGAAAGAACAAGTAGTGATCAAGAAACCAGCGCCTCATCATGTATAAAATCCACAAGCTCTTGGATGATTTTTAGCATGTGGAATACTCGTGAAGCTTACAAACTTCAGGTAGGAAAGCCCCATCCACTGTCGACGTTTCTTCATGCAACAAGACTGAGCCATGCAATTACAGAGAAAATCTGCCCTTGCCTAAGAAGGCCAAtgagtagtagtagtagtagtggtGGTCACTCGTTTCAAAGACCAGTTgggtttctctttctttatggGCTTCTAGGAGAAGGAGAGAAGCTCGGGGAGCTCATGAAATCGGCATGGAGCTTTGCATCAAATGTGGGTCAAAATGTGAAGGACTGTAAGGTGCTAATCATAACCGAGCTGGGGGTCACTGATCCTCTCATAAAGCATATTCCTCAGGAACCCTCTATGTCACGCATCCATGATCTCTGGTATGCGAAAAGATTGATTCACAACGAGGATATAGATGCATCAATTCTGGCCAAGGGACCAGTTGGGAATGTCTTTGTTGATCCAAGAGActtttag
- the LOC122318005 gene encoding universal stress protein PHOS32 has protein sequence MECDRRVGVAVDFSPCSKKALKWAVDNVVRDGDHLILVNVRPEGNYEDGEIQLWAATGSPLIPLNELSDPIIMKKYGVKPDPETLDIVNTAAKQKQIMVILKIYWGDPREKLCEAIDNIPLSCLIIGNRGLGKIKRAILGSVSNYVVNNGSCPVTVVKIAEH, from the exons ATGGAGTGTGATCGGAGAGTTGGGGTGGCGGTGGACTTTTCTCCTTGCAGCAAGAAAGCGCTGAAATGGGCTGTGGACAACGTCGTACGGGACGGGGATCACCTTATCCTCGTCAACGTACGCCCCGAAGGGAACTACGAGGATGGCGAGATACAGCTCTGGGCAGCCACGGGTTCCC CCTTAATCCCTCTGAATGAGTTATCTGATCCTATTATTATGAAGAAGTATGGAGTGAAGCCTGACCCCGAGACCCTAGACATTGTGAACACTGCCGCTAAGCAAAAACAG ATTATGGTGATCCTGAAGATTTACTGGGGAGATCCTCGTGAGAAGTTATGTGAAGCAATTGATAATATTCCTCTGAGCTGCCTTATTATAGGGAACAGAGGGCTGGGCAAGATTAAAAG GGCTATATTAGGCAGTGTCAGCAACTATGTTGTGAATAATGGTTCCTGTCCTGTTACTGTGGTGAAGATTGCGGAGCATTGA
- the LOC122318012 gene encoding ubiquitin-conjugating enzyme E2 32 isoform X2, giving the protein MSADKYNLKNPAVKRIMQEYKEMQSNPSDDFMSCPLEPNGRFETQTKICLSISNHHPEHWQPSWSVRTALVALMAFMPTNPNGALGSLDYKKEERRDLAIKSRETPPKFGAPERQKLIYEIHEYMLSKAPAVPQDGTSEAPEEQSTNSVGEAQVNSQDAGGDRIIEEVHEVPLNADTSTAEVRVSKEVPSNSSIDQQLQKPRVHKAADDRLFTWAAVGLTIAIFVLLLKKFMKSSGHGALFTDGS; this is encoded by the exons ATGTCGGCGGACAAGTACAACTTGAAGAACCCGGCGGTGAAGCGGATTATGCAGGAGTACAAAGAGATGCAATCTAATCCTTCTGATGATTTCATGAGCTGCCCTCTCGAG CCAAATGGACGTTTCGAAACCCAAACCAAGATTTGCTTAAGCATATCAAATCATCATCCTGAGCATTGGCAGCCGTCGTGGAGTG TGCGGACGGCATTAGTTGCACTTATGGCATTTATGCCCACCAATCCAAATGGTGCACTGGGCTCACTGGACTACAAGAAGGAAGAGAGGCGAGATCTGGCCATAAAATCTCGTGAAACACCCCCAAAGTTTGGGGCTCCTGAACGTCAGAAGCTAATTTATGAG ATTCATGAATATATGCTAAGCAAGGCACCCGCTGTTCCTCAAGATGGCACCTCAGAGGCTCCCGAAGAACAGAGCACAAACAGTGTGGGTGAAGCCCAGGTGAATTCGCAAGATGCCGGTGGTGATAGGATTATCGAAGAAGTGCATGAGGTCCCTTTAAATGCCGACACCAGCACTGCAGAAGTTAGGGTTTCAAAGGAGGTTCCGTCCAATAGCTCAATTGATCAGCAACTGCAAAAGCCAAGGGTTCATAAAGCGGCTGATGATCGCCTGTTTACATGGGCTGCTGTTGGACTGACCATTgcaatttttgttcttttgctgaagaagttcatgaaatCTAGTGGACATGGTGCTCTATTCACTGATGGGTCTTAG
- the LOC122318012 gene encoding ubiquitin-conjugating enzyme E2 32 isoform X1 has product MSADKYNLKNPAVKRIMQEYKEMQSNPSDDFMSCPLEDNVFEWQFAIRGPCDTEFEGGIYHGRIQLPAEYPLKPPSFMLLTPNGRFETQTKICLSISNHHPEHWQPSWSVRTALVALMAFMPTNPNGALGSLDYKKEERRDLAIKSRETPPKFGAPERQKLIYEIHEYMLSKAPAVPQDGTSEAPEEQSTNSVGEAQVNSQDAGGDRIIEEVHEVPLNADTSTAEVRVSKEVPSNSSIDQQLQKPRVHKAADDRLFTWAAVGLTIAIFVLLLKKFMKSSGHGALFTDGS; this is encoded by the exons ATGTCGGCGGACAAGTACAACTTGAAGAACCCGGCGGTGAAGCGGATTATGCAGGAGTACAAAGAGATGCAATCTAATCCTTCTGATGATTTCATGAGCTGCCCTCTCGAG GACAATGTATTCGAATGGCAATTTGCAATCAGGGGACCTTGTGATACTGAATTTGAAGGCGGAATCTATCATGGAAGGATCCAGTTGCCCGCAGAATACCCATTGAAGCCACCTTCGTTTATGTTGTtaact CCAAATGGACGTTTCGAAACCCAAACCAAGATTTGCTTAAGCATATCAAATCATCATCCTGAGCATTGGCAGCCGTCGTGGAGTG TGCGGACGGCATTAGTTGCACTTATGGCATTTATGCCCACCAATCCAAATGGTGCACTGGGCTCACTGGACTACAAGAAGGAAGAGAGGCGAGATCTGGCCATAAAATCTCGTGAAACACCCCCAAAGTTTGGGGCTCCTGAACGTCAGAAGCTAATTTATGAG ATTCATGAATATATGCTAAGCAAGGCACCCGCTGTTCCTCAAGATGGCACCTCAGAGGCTCCCGAAGAACAGAGCACAAACAGTGTGGGTGAAGCCCAGGTGAATTCGCAAGATGCCGGTGGTGATAGGATTATCGAAGAAGTGCATGAGGTCCCTTTAAATGCCGACACCAGCACTGCAGAAGTTAGGGTTTCAAAGGAGGTTCCGTCCAATAGCTCAATTGATCAGCAACTGCAAAAGCCAAGGGTTCATAAAGCGGCTGATGATCGCCTGTTTACATGGGCTGCTGTTGGACTGACCATTgcaatttttgttcttttgctgaagaagttcatgaaatCTAGTGGACATGGTGCTCTATTCACTGATGGGTCTTAG
- the LOC122297083 gene encoding uncharacterized mitochondrial protein AtMg00810-like produces the protein MLHITLPHNLVPRIFLFPMAIEAEIEVLENNHTWTLTDLPKGKFAIDCKYVYKVKFNLDGTLERLKVRLVAKGYTQREEIDHVDTFSPVAKLVFVRFLLSIAAIKGWFLHHFDITNAFLNGELKEEIYMKKPPSYNKSTPHQVCKLLKSSYGLKQASRQWNYNLTSSLLDFGFKQSKSDYTLFTKHEADSYIAILIYVDDILVASNSNKAISTLRTFLNLKFKVRDLGCLRYFLGLEVARSSKWIHLCQKKYVLDILSYSGMLGCKPLKIPLDQNFNISKEDSNPITDPSIFRRLIGRLLYLTITRPDICFSVQVLSQFMDCPNDTHLAAAYRILRYLKAAPGQGILLSSSSQLQLRTYCDSDWASCPDSRRSTIGYCIFLGDSLVSWKSKKQTVVSRSSVEAEYRVMVATCLELTWLHYLLTDLGFHHP, from the exons ATGTTGCATATCACCCTTCCACATAATCTAGTTCCAAGGATATTCCTGTTTCCAATG GCTATAGAGGCTGAAATTGAAGTTTTGGAAAATAACCACACTTGGACACTCACTGATTTACCTAAAGGAAAATTTGCCATTGACTGTAAGTATGTGTACAAGGTAAAATTCAATTTAGATGGTACTTTGGAAAGATTGAAAGTTAGGCTAGTAGCCAAAGGCTACACACAAAGAGAAGAGATAGACCATGTTGACACATTTTCACCTGTAGCTAAACTTGTGTTTGTCAGATTTTTGCTTAGCATTGCTGCTATTAAGGGCTGGttcttgcatcattttgatATCACtaatgctttcttaaatggtgaACTCAAGGAggagatttacatgaaaaaaccACCTAGCTACAACAAGAGTACCCCTCACCAAGTTTGTAAATTGCTTAAGAGCAGTTATGGCCTTAAGCAAGCATCAAGGCAATGGAATTACAATTTGACCTCTTCTCTTCTTGACTTTGGATTTAAACAATCCAAATCTGATTACACTTTATTCACCAAGCATGAGGCAGATTCCTATATTGCTATTctaatttatgttgatgatatcttggTTGCTAGCAATTCAAATAAAGCCATTAGCACTCTTAGAACTTTTCTCAATCTTAAGTTCAAAGTAAGAGACCTTGGCTGCCTAAGATACTTTTTAGGCTTAGAAGTGGCTAGATCTTCAAAATGGATTCATTTGtgtcaaaaaaaatatgttttggacATTCTATCATATTCAGGTATGTTGGGTTGTAAGCCCCTTAAAATTCCTTTGGATCAAAATTTCAATATTAGCAAAGAAGATAGCAATCCCATAACTGATCCTAGCATATTTAGAAGGCTTATTGGTCGATTGTTGTACTTAACAATAACTCGGCCTGACATATGTTTTTCTGTCCAAGTTTTAAGTCAGTTTATGGATTGTCCTAATGATACTCATTTGGCTGCTGCTTATAGAATTTTGAGATATTTAAAAGCTGCCCCTGGTCAAGGAATACTACTCTCATCCTCATCTCAGCTTCAACTCCGCACCTATTGTGACTCTGATTGGGCCTCTTGTCCAGATTCTAGAAGATCCACTATCGGGTATTGTATTTTTCTCGGAGATTCTCTAGTTTCTtggaaatccaagaaacaaaCTGTGGTATCTCGGTCTTCAGTTGAAGCCGAGTATAGAGTGATGGTTGCCACATGCTTGGAGTTGACTTGGTTACATTATCTTCTCACAGATCTTGGATTTCATCATCCTTAG